The following is a genomic window from Streptomyces chrestomyceticus JCM 4735.
GGCTGCTGCTGGCGGTCCGGCTCGCGCCGGACCGGATCGTGGCCGAACTGCCCGCGCTGATCGAGGCCGTGGCCTCCACCGGCACCCCGGTGACGTGGGTCTGCGCGCCCCGGCCCGGCGGAGACACGGCGGCGGCCGAGGTCGACACGTTCTTCGACACCCACTACTCGGTGGGCAGCCGGCCCGGCGGTCTGCTGCTCGACGAGAACGGCCGGACGCCGGCCGAGGTGCTGCGGACGGTGCACGCCGCCGCTGCCGCCTGGCAGCCGGTTCCCTGACCGGACCGGCCCGTCCCCCCACCCCCTCTGCAAGGAAAGCGAGCCTCTCATGTCCAGCCGACGCCACACCGACATCGCCCTCATCGACGAACAGGGCCCCCTCCCCCGCCGCACGCTGCGCGCCGCGGTCACCGACCGGGCCGCCGAACTGGCCGCGCTGGGGCTGCGCCCCGGCGACCGGGCGGTGCTCTGTCGCCCCAACGGCCGCCGGTGGATCACGGACTACCTCGCGCTGGCCGAACTGGGCGCCGTGGGCGTACCGCTGAACGCCGCTTCGGCACCGGACGAGCTCCGCCACGCGGCCACCGACAGCGGCGCCACGCTCGTCCTGACCGCCGAAGGGCCCGGCCCACCGCCACCACCGCCGCCCGACTCCGAAGACACCACCGACACCACCGACCTCACCGACCTCACCGACATCGCGACCATCGCCTACACCTCCGGCACCACCGGACGCCCCAAAGGAGCGCTCCAGACCCGGCACGCGGTGCGGCTCGGCGGGGAGAACATCACCCGGCGGCTCGCGCTGGACCCCGGCGACACGGTGCTCAGTCCGCTGCCGCTCGCCCACACGTACGGCACCAACGTCCTGAACGCCGCGCTGTCCGCCGGGGCCGCCCTCGTCCTCCTCACCCGCTTCACCGAGGAGGCGGTGGCCGAGGCACTGCGCCGCCACCGCCCCACCGTGCTGGCCGGCGTGCCGACGATGTACCGGCGGCTGCTGGCCCGTCCGGGGCTGCCGCTGGAGTCGCTGCGCTGTTCGCTCTCCGCGGGCCAGCCCGCCGGCGAACCGCTCGCCCGCGCCTGGCAGGAACGGTCCGGTGCCGTCTTCGCCGAGGGCTGGGGCATGACCGAACTGGCCGGCCTGGCCTCGCTCACCCCCGCCGACGACCCCGGCCACCCGGGCACCGCGGGCCCGCCCGTGCCGGGCGCCGGGGTCCGTACCGGCGAGGACGGCGAGCTGCTGGTACGCGGGCCGTTCGTCACCCCGGGCTACCTCGGCTCCCCCGAGGCCACGGCGCGGGTCCTGACGCCCGGCGGCGAACTGCGCACCGGGGACGTCGGACGGGTGACGGACGACGGCGGCGTGACCGTCCTGGACCGCCTCAAGGACGTGATTCTGTGCGGCGGTTACACGGTCTACCCGGCCGAGGTCGAACGGGTGATCTCCAGCCATCCCTCGGTGGCCGCGGTCGCCGTCACCGCCCTGCCGGACGCGGTACGCGGCGAGGCCCCGCAGGCCTGGATCGCGACCGCCGGGGGCGGGGCCGCCGACGAGGCCGCGATCCTCGCCCACTGCCGGGCCCACCTGGCCCCGTACAAGATCCCCCGCCGTACGACG
Proteins encoded in this region:
- a CDS encoding class I adenylate-forming enzyme family protein; the encoded protein is MSSRRHTDIALIDEQGPLPRRTLRAAVTDRAAELAALGLRPGDRAVLCRPNGRRWITDYLALAELGAVGVPLNAASAPDELRHAATDSGATLVLTAEGPGPPPPPPPDSEDTTDTTDLTDLTDIATIAYTSGTTGRPKGALQTRHAVRLGGENITRRLALDPGDTVLSPLPLAHTYGTNVLNAALSAGAALVLLTRFTEEAVAEALRRHRPTVLAGVPTMYRRLLARPGLPLESLRCSLSAGQPAGEPLARAWQERSGAVFAEGWGMTELAGLASLTPADDPGHPGTAGPPVPGAGVRTGEDGELLVRGPFVTPGYLGSPEATARVLTPGGELRTGDVGRVTDDGGVTVLDRLKDVILCGGYTVYPAEVERVISSHPSVAAVAVTALPDAVRGEAPQAWIATAGGGAADEAAILAHCRAHLAPYKIPRRTTFLPELPTTAGGKVARGRLPR